From one Mesoplodon densirostris isolate mMesDen1 chromosome 19, mMesDen1 primary haplotype, whole genome shotgun sequence genomic stretch:
- the TMEM231 gene encoding transmembrane protein 231 isoform X2: MWLRRISSISSPAVTALLLAQTGLLLFLVSRPRPPSPVGGEERVHVLVLSSWRSGSSFVGQLFSQHPNVFYLMEPAWHVWAALSQGSAVALHMAVRDLVRSVFLCDMDVFDAYLPWRRNLSDLFQWAESRALCSPPACSAFPRGAISSEAVCKPLCARRPFSLAQEACRSYSHVVLKEVRFFNLQVLYPLLSDPALNLRIVHLVRDPRAVLRSREQTAKALARDNGIVLGTNGKWVEADPDLRVVREVCRSHVRIAEAAMRKPPPSLRGRYRLVRFEDLARAPLPEIRALYAFAGLSLTPQLEAWIHNITHGVGPGARREAFKTTSRDALNVSQAWRHTLPFAKIRRVQELCAGALQLLGYRPVFSEDEQRDLALDLVLPRGPSSFSWASSTAKHSGP, from the coding sequence ATGTGGCTGCGGCGCATCTCCAGCATCTCCAGCCCCGCTGTGACCGCGCTCCTGCTGGCGCAGACTGGCCTCCTGCTCTTCCTGGTCTCCCGGCCCAGGCCGCCGTCCCCGGTGGGTGGCGAGGAGAGGGTGCACGTGCTAGTGCTGTCCTCGTGGCGCTCGGGCTCGTCCTTCGTGGGCCAGCTCTTCAGCCAGCACCCCAATGTCTTTTACCTGATGGAGCCCGCGTGGCACGTTTGGGCCGCTTTATCACAGGGCAGCGCGGTGGCGCTACACATGGCGGTGCGCGACCTGGTGCGCTCTGTCTTCCTGTGCGACATGGACGTGTTTGACGCCTACCTGCCGTGGCGGCGCAACCTGTCAGACCTCTTCCAGTGGGCGGAGAGCCGTGCGCTGTGCTCGCCGCCCGCCTGCAGCGCCTTCCCGCGCGGCGCCATCAGCAGTGAGGCAGTGTGCAAGCCGCTCTGCGCGCGACGGCCCTTCAGCCTGGCCCAGGAGGCCTGCCGCTCCTACAGCCACGTGGTGCTCAAGGAGGTGCGCTTCTTCAACCTGCAGGTACTCTACCCGCTGCTCAGCGACCCGGCGCTCAACCTGCGCATCGTGCACCTGGTACGCGACCCGCGGGCTGTGCTGCGCTCGCGCGAGCAGACGGCCAAGGCACTGGCCCGTGACAATGGCATCGTGTTGGGCACCAACGGCAAGTGGGTGGAGGCCGACCCGGACCTGCGTGTGGTGCGCGAAGTGTGTCGCAGCCACGTGCGCATCGCCGAGGCCGCCATGCGCAAGCCACCGCCCTCCCTGCGCGGCCGCTACCGCCTGGTGCGCTTCGAGGACCTGGCCCGGGCGCCGCTGCCCGAGATCCGCGCGCTCTACGCTTTCGCAGGCCTGAGTCTCACGCCGCAGCTCGAGGCCTGGATCCACAACATCACCCACGGGGTCGGGCCAGGCGCGCGCCGTGAGGCCTTCAAGACTACGTCCAGGGACGCGCTCAACGTCTCGCAGGCCTGGCGCCACACGCTGCCTTTCGCCAAGATCCGCCGCGTGCAGGAGCTGTGTGCGGGCGCGCTGCAGCTGCTGGGCTACCGGCCAGTGTTCTCTGAGGACGAGCAGCGCGACCTCGCCCTGGACCTCGTGCTGCCGCGCGGCCCGAGCAGCTTTAGCTGGGCATCGTCCACTGCCAAGCACTCCGGGCCGTAG